A stretch of DNA from Streptomyces rubradiris:
GCCGAGCGGGTGGGACTGACCCGGGAACGCGTACGCCAGCTGGAGAAGGAGTCCCTCCTCCGGCTACGGGCCCCCGAAACGGGCGAACGCCTCCTGGACTGGGCGGGCTGAACCGGACCGGGCGGGCTGAATGCCGCAGGGCGGGCGGGCCGGCTTCGACGTCCACCTGGACGCTCAACCCCGCCTGACCCCCGTCCGGCGAAACGCCTGAAAGGCAACCCGGTGCCGGGCCGCACAGAGTGTGCGGCCCGGCGCCGCCGGGACCGCCCCGGCGGGGTCCGGCGGGCGGTGCGCTGCTGCGTCCGGGTGTATCGGTCACCCGGACGGCCGCATATCGGGCGCTCAGAAGCCCCCTGGTGCGTGCCCGTGCGGTGAGGATGGCGGATGGAGCGCCGTCACGGCACGGGCGGACGCGAGGACCGGGAGACGGACGACCTGTGAGCATCCTGAACGAACCCCAGGGCGGAGGCGCGGCGGCCGAGGAGTCGTACGAGAACGAGCTGCCGGTCCGGCGCAAGCAGCCCGGCAATGTCGTGGTGAAGTGGCTGACGACCACCGACCACAAGACGATCGGCACCCTGTATCTGACGACGTCGTTCGCGTTCTTCCTGTTCGGCGGGGTAATGGCGCTGATCATGCGCGCCGAGCTGGCCCGTCCGGGCCTCCAGGTCATCTCCAACGAACAGTTCAACCAGATGTTCACGATGCACGGCACCGTGATGCTGCTGATGTTCGCCACCCCGCTGTTCGCCGGGTTCACCAACTGGATCATGCCGCTCCAGATCGGCGCGCCCGACGTGGCCTTCCCCCGGCTGAACATGTTCGCCTACTGGCTGTACCTGTTCGGCTCGCTCATCGCGGTCGGCGGCTTCCTCACCGCGAACGGCGCGGCCGACTTCGGCTGGTTCGCGTACACCCCGCTGTCGGACGCCACCCGCACCCCCGGGCTCGGCGGGAACCTGTGGATTCTGGGCCTGGCCTTCTCCGGGTTCGGCACGATCCTCGGCGCCGTCAACTTCATCACCACGATCATCTGCATGCGCGCCCCCGGCCTGACCATGTTCCGCATGCCGATCTTCACCTGGAACGTGCTGCTGACCGGTGTGCTGGTCCTGCTGGCCTTCCCGGTGCTGGCCGCCGCCCTGTTCGCCCTGGCGGCCGACCGCATCTTCGGCGCCCATGTCTACGACCCGGCCAACGGCGGCCCCCTGCTGTGGCAGCACCTGTTCTGGTTCTTCGGGCATCCCGAGGTCTACATCATCGCCCTGCCGTTCTTCGGGATCATCACCGAGATCATCCCGGTCTTCTCCCGCAAGCCGATCTTCGGCTACATGGGCCTGGTCGCCGCGACGATCGCCATCGCCGGCCTGTCCATCACGGTGTGGGCCCACCACATGTACGTCACCGGCGGGGTGCTGCTGCCCTTCTTCGCCTTCATGACCTTCCTCATCGCCGTGCCGACCGGGGTGAAGTTCTTCAACTGGATCGGCACGATGTGGAAGGGCTCGCTCTCCTTCGAGACCCCGATGCTGTGGGCGGCCGGCTTCCTCGTGACGTTCCTGTTCGGCGGGCTGACCGGCGTCATCCTCGCCTCGCCGCCCATGGACTTCCACGTCTCCGACACGTACTTCGTCGTCGCCCACTTCCACTACGTGGTCTTCGGCACGGTCGTCTTCGCGATGTTCGCCGGATTCCACTTCTGGTGGCCCAAGTTCACCGGGAAGCTGCTCGACGAACGCCTCGGCAAGATCACCTTCTGGACCCTGTTCGTCGGGTTCCACGGCACCTTCCTGGTCCAGCACTGGCTGGGCGCCGAGGGCATGCCCCGCCGTTACCCCGACTACCTGGCCTCCGACGGCTTCACCGTGCTGAACACGCTGTCGTCCATCAGCTCCTTCCTGCTGGGCCTGTCGATGCTGCCGTTCCTCTACAACGTGTGGAAGACCGCGAGGTTCGGCACCCCGGTCGGCGTGGACGACCCGTGGGGCTACGGCCGCTCCCTGGAGTGGGCCACCTCCTGCCCGCCGCCCCGGCACAACTTCGTCACCCTGCCCCGTATCCGCAGCGAATCCCCGGCCTTCGACCTGCACCACCCGGACATCGCGGCGCGGGAGCAGGAGGGCTACGAGATCGCCACCAGCGACCGGCCCCGCGGATGAGCGGCCTGCGCAAGCGGGGGACCGGAACGGGCGGCGACCTCGGCAACGAGGTCGAGGGCTACCTGCTGTGGCAGGCCCGGGTCGCGGAGGCGGAGCAGCGCGCCCGCGAGTTCACCGGGCCCCTGGACTGGCTGACGACGGCCCAGCGCGAGGAGGTCGAGCGGCAGTACACCGCCGACAGCCTGCGCCGGGCCCGCGCCGACCTGGAGCGCGTCGCGGCCCGCTGCGTGTCGCTGCGGGCCGAGTACGAGCACCGCTACCAGGAGTTGCGGCGGCGCTGTCTGGCCGTGGTGCTCGCGGTGTGCGCGGGCTGCACCGCGCTGACCGCGCTGCTGCTCGCCCTGTGAGCCCAGGCGGCTCGCCCCGTGGCCCCCGCCGGCTCGTCCTGTGCCCCCGCCGTGCCTCGGCGTCTCACCGGCCGTCGCCGCCGTGCCGGGTCGCGCTGTGGGCGAGCCATTCGGACCAGGTGAGGTTCCAGTCGCCGTAGCCGTTGCCGGCCTCGACCGTCTCCTTGGAACCGGTGACGCGGATGACGTCACCGGGGATCACCCGCCGGTAGAAGCGTTCGGCGGTGCCGTCGGTGGCGAGGCCGACGCAGCCGTGGGTGACGTTGGCCCGGCCGGCGTGGGTGTTCGCGGCCGGGTTCTGGTGGACGTAGGTGCCGGACGCGGTGGTGTGCACGGCCCAGGCGTAGTAGCCGTGGTAGGCGTCGCCGAGGCCGACGGTCCGGGAGTCCATGTAGACCTTGGGCTGCTTGTCCATCACGACCATCGTGCCGTTCCAGGTGTCCAGGCCGGGGCGGCCGGCGGTGACCGGGATGCGGGTGTCGGGCCTGCCGTCCTCCGTGACGGTCATCGTGTGGGTGCGCACGTCGACGGTCGCGGTCAGGGAACGGCCGATGGAGAAGTGCCGTACGGCGTGGCTGCCGACGCGCAGGGTGACGCGGGTGCCGGGCTTCCAGTAGGACGGCGGGCGGTAGTCGACGCGCTGTCCGTCGAACAGGTTGCGGTCCTTGACCCAGCTCCACGCGCCCGTGACGGCGGGCTGGGTGGCGACACCGAGCCAGTGCTCGACCGCGGCCCGCTCCGAGCGCGGCACCGGGCGCGGGAAGGTGACGGATATCGGCATGCCCACGCCCACGGTGGCCCCCTCGCCGACGTTGACCTCCGCGTCGGCGAGCGCGGCCGGCTCGGGGACGGCGGGCACGGCGGGACGGGGCGCGGTGGAGGTGTGTGCGGCGGCCGGGACGGCCGGCTCGGTCGCGGCCGTGGAGGCGGTGGCCCCGCAGCCGGTCGCGGCGAGCACCAGCGCGCAGGCCGCCGCGAGGGCACCGGCGACGGCTTTCGGACGGCGGACGGCCCGGTGGCCGGCGGTCGGGCGGCCGGTGGCCGGGCGGGCTGACGGGTCGTGCGGGATACGTGAGCGATGCGCGTGCGTGGACACGGAAGGTCCCCCCTGGGATGCGTACGGACATGGTCTGTACGCACGGCGCGGCGCCCGGGTTGCATCGGGACCGGGCGAAATCTCCGGCGCCTCACGCGCCGTAGGATGCACCCTTTCGGGACGAACAGCACGGGAGCCGGCATGACGGAGGAGGAGTTCGACGCCTTCTACACGGCTGCCTTCCCCCGTCTGGTCGGCCAGCTCTACGCCTTCACCGGTGACCACGCCGAGGCGCAGGACGTCGTGCAGGAGGCGTTCGTACGGGCCTGGGACCGGCGGACGTCCTTCGACTCGGCCGAGGCGCCGGAGGCGTGGATCCGCACGGTGGCCACCCGGCTCGCGGTCAGCCGGTTCCGGCGCGCCCGGCGCTGGCTGGAACTCGTCCGCAAGGACACCCCCCGGGAACAGGTCCCGGGGCCCGGACCGGAACACGTCGCCCTCGTCGCCGCGTTGCGCGCCCTCCCCCCGGCGCAACGGCTGGCCGTGGTCCTGTACCACGTGTGCGACCTGAGCGTGGAACAGATCGCCGCGGAGACCGGCGCGCCCGCCGGCACGGTCAAGGCGCGGCTGGCCCGGGGCCGCGCCGCGCTCGCCCGTCATCTGTCGCCCGAGGAGGCCGAGACCATGACCGGGACGAAGGAGGCCACGCATGCCCCATGACCCGACGGGCCCGGCCGCGCCCGGGGAGAGCGCCGACCGGCTGACGCACGCGCTGCGCGAGGTCGCCGAGCAGGGCCGGCGCCCCGCGCCCGGCCCGGGTGCCGCCGTGCGCCGCCGGGCCGTGCTGCGCCGCCGTACCCGCCGGGCCGGGCTGGTGTCGGCGGGCCTCGTCGTCGCGGGCGCGGCCGTCCTCACCGCCACGACCCTGCTGGGCGGCGCCGAACGGCCCGCGCCGCCCGCCGCCACCGCTTCCACCACCGCCCCGGCACCGCCCCCGTCCCCCGACGGCGACACCGCCGTCGACGACATCCGCATCGACCTCACGGCACTGGAACTGCGGGCCGGGGGAAGGACGTTCCCCATCTCCGCGCCCGGTATGAACCGGCCGTTCCGCGGTGCCGCGGTCGCCCGGGTCACCGAACGCCTGCGGCACGCCCGGTTCAGCGTCTCGCCGACGGGCGAGATCCGGCGGCACGACTGGGTGATGGCCTTCAGCGGCCCCGAGCGGGAGCCGCACTACCTCTACGGCGCCGACGACACCGCCACCGACGTCCCCGGGCGCCGCCCGTCCACACTGAGCGTGATCGGGCTGCGCACCGACGACGCCCGCTGGCTGTACGAGCACACCTCCGTCGGCACCCGGATCACCATCACCGGGACCGGCACCTAGCCGGCCGCCGCGGGCAGGGGCCGGTGCTCACTGCTCGGGGCGGGTGCGGGACGGGGTGGAGCGGCCCGGCGGGGGCAGCTGGGCCAGTTCGGTGCGGGCGAGCAGGACGTCGCCGATGAAGAGGTCGTAGAGCAGGATGCCGAGCGCGCCACCGATCAGCGGGCCGACGATCGGGATCCACCAGTAGCCGCTGAAGGCGCCGGACACGCTGCCCGGGAACGCCAGGCTGCCCCAGCCCGCCGCGTAGGTGAACAGGCGGGGGCCGAAGTCGCGGGCCGGGTTGATGGCGTAGCCCGCGTTCGCGCCGTAGGACATGCCGATGGCGGCGACGACGAGGCCGGTGATCAGGGGGCCGAGGTTGGCCCGCACGGCCTGGTTGCGCAGGTCAATGACGGCGGCGATCAGCATCAGCAGGAAGGCCGTGCCCACGATCTGGTCGATCAGCGGGCCCCAGACGCCACCGTGGAAGTAGGGGGCCGGGAAGGTGGCGAAGATGGAGAAGGTGGTGTTCGTGTGCCCGTTCACCTTCGGTCCGGCCACGGTGCGGTCGAAGGCGTTGATCGCGTCGTGGTAGACGAGGTAGACCAGCGCCGCGCCGGTGAGGGCGCCCACGAACTGGGCGAACCAGTACGGCAGCACTTTGGCCCAGGAGAAACCCCGGCGCAGGGCCATGGCCAGGGTCACCGCCGGGTTGAGGTGGGCGCCGCTGATCCCGCCGGCGACGTAGACGCCGAACATGACGGCGAAGGCCCAGCCCCAGGCGATGAGCAGCCAGTCACCGGCCGCCAGGAAGATCGTGGTGGAGGTGGCGGCCCGGCCGGAACCGGGCAGCGCGGCGACCGCCATCGCGACCACGCCGCAGCCGAAGGAGATGAGGACGAAGGTCCCGAGGAACTCCGCCATGCACTCGCCCAGCAGACCGCCCCGGCTCCTGAGCCGGGACGTCTTGACGAGCGGAGGGGTGTCCACAGCCATAAAGGCCCCCTTGGAAGAGAGCGATGCGGCCAATGTCCCCATATTGGCCCACAACGTCACTCCCCGCAGGGCGAACGCTCCCGGCCACTCGCAAGGGCGACCCCCAGGGGGTGGCCACCGCGGTCTCAGCCGCCCGCCTGCCGGACCACCGACGCCGGTGCCTGCGGGGTGTCGGCGGCGCCGGCCGGGCCCACGTTGGCCGCCAGCAGCAGACCGGACGCGGCTATCACGGCCGCGGTGACGCCCCGGGCGGCGGAGCCCCGTCCGGACGGACGGACGCGGGGGCGGGTGTGGGATGCGTAGGGTGCGGATGTACGTCCGGACACGGCGACCTCGCAACACAACAGCGGAGTGTCAAGCATGCTTAATCCGCCGTTTAACCTAGGTGCTGTCGCCGCCCAACGGCAAGGGCGGCAGGCCGAGTTGGGGGGCGGGCGGGCATGCGGGAGCGGGACGAGCCGGAGGTCGTCGGGCGGCGGGTGCAGCGACTGCGCGCCCAGCGGGGGCTGACCCAGCGGCAGCTGGCGGAACCGGCGTACACCCCCGCCTACATCTCCACCCTGGAGGCGGGCCGGGTCCGGGCCTCCGACGAGGCGCTCAGGCACATCGCGGACCGGCTCGGGGTCAGCTTCGAGGAGCTGGCCGTCGGCCGCCCCGCCCACCTCGCCACCGGCCTCAGGCTGCGGCTCACCGAGGCCCAGCGAATCCTCGCCGACGGCCGGGCCGAGGAGGCCGCCGTCCAGTACGGCCTGGTGCGCGCCGAGGCGGCGGCCCACGGGCTCGTGCGCGAACAGGCCGACGCGCTGCTCGGCCTCGGCGAATGCGCCCTGGAGACCGGCGCGCTGAGCGAGGCGCGGGACTGCTTCGAACGGGCCGAGGAACACCTGGCCGGCCAGGCCCTGCCGGTACGGGTGCCCGCGGTGCGCGGCCGGGCCGTCGCCCACTACCTCGCCGGCGAACTCCGGTACGCCGTCTACCTCCTGGAGTCCACGCTCGACGAACTGAACCGCGGCGGACTGCACGACCCGGACGCGCTGCTGCTGCTCTACGCCAGCGTCATCGGCCCGTACATGGACATGGGCGCCCACGCCCGCGCCGCCCAGGCCGCCGAGTTCGCCCTCGCGCTCGCCCCCCGGGCCGGCGACCCCGCGCTGATCGCCCGGATGCACCGCTCGGTCGCCCGCACCCTGCTCGCCGAGGGCCGCGTCGCCGAGGCCGACGCCTCCCTGGCCAAGGCGGCCGAGCTGTACGCCCAGCTGCGGCTGCACACCGAGCTGGCCAACTGCCACTGGATGCGCGGCTACGTCTGCGCGCAGAACGGCGAACTGGAGCGGGCCGAGACGGAGTTGCGCCAGGCGCACACCATGCTCGCGCGGACCAGGGCCGCCCTGTACCGCAGCCAGGCCGCCGTCGAACTCGCCGACGTGCTGCACCGCCGGGGCCGCTCCGCGGAGGCCGCCGAGCTGCTGGAGGGGGTCCTCGGGGACTTCTCCTCCGAGCGCGGCGCCGTGCACGCCGCCGCCGCGCACCGCCTGCTCGGCATCATCGCCGAGGACGCCCGGGACACCGAGGCCGCCGAGGAGCACTACGTGCGCGCCCTCAGCCTCCTGGAACGCGCGGGCGCCGCCGGTGACCTCGCCGACCTGTGCCGGCTGCTGGGGGACCTGCTGCGCCGAACCGGCCGGACCGAGGCCGCCCTGGACGCCTACCGCACCGGCCTGGGCCACCGCACCGCCCCCGGCACCACCACCCTGGGCCCGGCCCCGGCCCAGCCCCCGCTGTGGCCCGCGCCCCCGGCCCCGGACCGGTACCCGCTGTGATCCGCACCCCCGCCCCGGACCGGTATCCGCTGTGACCCTCACACCTCCGCGCGGCCCTGGCGGCGGATGTCCGCCAGCCGGAGGGCGCCGATCTGGACGGCGGCCTGGGTCGCCTCGTTCGGTACGTCGCCCAGGCCGGCGTTGGTGAGCGCGAAGGCGTCCTCGCCGACCCGGACGGCGGCCACGTCCATCGTGAGCAGGGACCGCCGCCCCTCCGGGTCGGTAGCGGCGCAGGTGATGCGCAACCCCTGGCGCGCGTCCCCGACCTCCGGCAGCAAGGCGCTGCGCACCTGCACGTCCTCCAGCAGCCCCAGCTGCGTGGTGGCCGTGAACCGGGCGCAGCGCACCGGCATCTCCCCCAGCCAGGCCAGCACGGCGTCGACGTCCGCCGGGCGGCGGGCGCCGATCTGGAACCGGAGCTGGGCCTCGGTGCCGGTGTCGTCCAGGCCGACGGCGACGCGCGCCGGGGCGCCGAGGAGTTCGTCGCTGTAGAGGGCGTCCAGCAGCCGCTGGCACTCCCCGGCCGTGGTGCGGCTCTTGAGCAGCCCGTCCCGCCAGGTGGCCGCACCGCGCGTGGCGGTCCAGGGGGCGCCGAGGTCGGTCGGGGTGATCAGCGCGGCCCGCGCCTGCTCGTCGCTGAGCGTGGAGCCGTCGGCCCGCCGGGGCGCCGCGGACGCCGGCGCCGGCCGGTCGGGCGTGGGCAGCGGGTGCGGGGCGCTCGCCGGATGGTTCAGCCCGAGGGCCGCGCAGCCGCCGCCGAGCAGCAGGCCGGTGGCGAGGAGGGGCAGTGCGACGGCACGGGGGAGGCGGGGGACGCGCGGGGATATCGCGGGGGACATCGGTGCCTCCTGGACTGCGTGGCGGCCGGGGTGCCTGGTCTCACGGCACCACCGGGCCGGGCGGCCCACCAGCGCTCGGAGCCGTACGGGTGAGGGGTACGGCCGGTGTGCCGCCGGGCACCCGGGGAAATTCCGTGGAGCGGCCCGTACGGCCCCTGTTACCGTCCCGTCCATGCAGCGCGCCCCGCAGTGCCCGTCGAGCACGACGACGCCGGAGACCGTCCCGGCGCGCTGACACCTGACCAGCACCGAAGCCCCGGGGCGCACGCCCCGGGGCTTCCGCGTGTCCCGGGCCGTCCGCCCCCGTCCACCCCGACGGAAGGACACCCATGGACCACCGGCCCGACCAGCCCGGCCACCCCGACCAGCCCGGCCACCCCGACCAGCCCGACCACTGCGGCCGACCCGACCGCCCCGACCACCGCCGTCTCGGCCGCGAGCTCGGCCTCTTCGGCACCGACCCGCTGATGGGGGCCGGACTGCCGTACTGGCTGCCCGACGGCGCGGCCGTGCGGCACGCCCTGGAGGAGTACATCCGGGAGGCCGAACGCCGGGCCGGCTACCGGCACGTGTACTCGCCCGTGCTCGGCAAACGGGAGCTGTACGAGATCTCCGGGCACTGGGACCACTACCGCGACGACATGTACCCGCCGATGCGGCTCGGCGGCGAGGAGGCCGTCCTGCGGCCCAGCCTCTGCCCGCACCACGCGCTGATCTACCGCTCCCGCGCCCGCAGCCACCGGGAACTGCCGCTGCGCATCGCCGAGCTGGGCACCATGCACCGCGCCGAGCTGTCCGGGGTGCTCGGCGGCCTGACCCGGGTGCGCGCCATCCACCTCAACGACGCCCACGTCTTCTGCACCCTGGACCAGGCGGTGGCCGAGGCCCGCGCCGCCCTGGAGCTGATCGGCCGGGCCTACGCCGACCTCGGCATCAAGGCCGTACGCCACCGCCTCTCCCTGCCCGGCGCGGGCGGCAAGTACGTCGCCGACCCCGGGTTGTGGCGGCGGGCCACCGCGCTGCTGCGGCAGGTCCTGGCCGAGGCCGGGGTGGCGTACGAGGAGGCGCCGGGCGAGGCCGCGTTCTACGGTCCGAAGATCGACGTACAGATCGCCGACCCGGCGGGCCGCGAGTCCACCCTGTCCACCGTGCAGATCGACTTCCACCAGCCCGCCCGCTTCGGCCTGCGCTACACCGGCCCCGACGGCGCCCGGCACCGGCCGGTGATGGTGCACCGCAGCGTCATCGGCAGCGTGGAGCGGGCCGTCGCCCACCTCGTCGAGACCCACGGCGGAGCCTTCCCCGCTTGGCTGGCACCGGTCCAGCTGGTCGTCCTGCCGGTGACCGAGGACCAGCTGGAGCAGGCGGAGCCGCTGGTCCGGGAGGCCGTCGCGGCCGGCCTGCGCGCCGAACTCGCCGGGCCCGCCCAGGGCACCCTAGGGGCCAGGATCCGGGCCGCGCGGCTGGTGCCGTACCAGGCGGTGATCGGCCCCCGGGAGGCCGGCGCCGGACTGGCCGCCCTGCGGCTG
This window harbors:
- the ctaD gene encoding cytochrome c oxidase subunit I — its product is MSILNEPQGGGAAAEESYENELPVRRKQPGNVVVKWLTTTDHKTIGTLYLTTSFAFFLFGGVMALIMRAELARPGLQVISNEQFNQMFTMHGTVMLLMFATPLFAGFTNWIMPLQIGAPDVAFPRLNMFAYWLYLFGSLIAVGGFLTANGAADFGWFAYTPLSDATRTPGLGGNLWILGLAFSGFGTILGAVNFITTIICMRAPGLTMFRMPIFTWNVLLTGVLVLLAFPVLAAALFALAADRIFGAHVYDPANGGPLLWQHLFWFFGHPEVYIIALPFFGIITEIIPVFSRKPIFGYMGLVAATIAIAGLSITVWAHHMYVTGGVLLPFFAFMTFLIAVPTGVKFFNWIGTMWKGSLSFETPMLWAAGFLVTFLFGGLTGVILASPPMDFHVSDTYFVVAHFHYVVFGTVVFAMFAGFHFWWPKFTGKLLDERLGKITFWTLFVGFHGTFLVQHWLGAEGMPRRYPDYLASDGFTVLNTLSSISSFLLGLSMLPFLYNVWKTARFGTPVGVDDPWGYGRSLEWATSCPPPRHNFVTLPRIRSESPAFDLHHPDIAAREQEGYEIATSDRPRG
- a CDS encoding cytochrome C oxidase subunit I; translated protein: MSGLRKRGTGTGGDLGNEVEGYLLWQARVAEAEQRAREFTGPLDWLTTAQREEVERQYTADSLRRARADLERVAARCVSLRAEYEHRYQELRRRCLAVVLAVCAGCTALTALLLAL
- a CDS encoding L,D-transpeptidase encodes the protein MSTHAHRSRIPHDPSARPATGRPTAGHRAVRRPKAVAGALAAACALVLAATGCGATASTAATEPAVPAAAHTSTAPRPAVPAVPEPAALADAEVNVGEGATVGVGMPISVTFPRPVPRSERAAVEHWLGVATQPAVTGAWSWVKDRNLFDGQRVDYRPPSYWKPGTRVTLRVGSHAVRHFSIGRSLTATVDVRTHTMTVTEDGRPDTRIPVTAGRPGLDTWNGTMVVMDKQPKVYMDSRTVGLGDAYHGYYAWAVHTTASGTYVHQNPAANTHAGRANVTHGCVGLATDGTAERFYRRVIPGDVIRVTGSKETVEAGNGYGDWNLTWSEWLAHSATRHGGDGR
- a CDS encoding SigE family RNA polymerase sigma factor → MTEEEFDAFYTAAFPRLVGQLYAFTGDHAEAQDVVQEAFVRAWDRRTSFDSAEAPEAWIRTVATRLAVSRFRRARRWLELVRKDTPREQVPGPGPEHVALVAALRALPPAQRLAVVLYHVCDLSVEQIAAETGAPAGTVKARLARGRAALARHLSPEEAETMTGTKEATHAP
- a CDS encoding L,D-transpeptidase, whose protein sequence is MPHDPTGPAAPGESADRLTHALREVAEQGRRPAPGPGAAVRRRAVLRRRTRRAGLVSAGLVVAGAAVLTATTLLGGAERPAPPAATASTTAPAPPPSPDGDTAVDDIRIDLTALELRAGGRTFPISAPGMNRPFRGAAVARVTERLRHARFSVSPTGEIRRHDWVMAFSGPEREPHYLYGADDTATDVPGRRPSTLSVIGLRTDDARWLYEHTSVGTRITITGTGT
- a CDS encoding MIP/aquaporin family protein translates to MAVDTPPLVKTSRLRSRGGLLGECMAEFLGTFVLISFGCGVVAMAVAALPGSGRAATSTTIFLAAGDWLLIAWGWAFAVMFGVYVAGGISGAHLNPAVTLAMALRRGFSWAKVLPYWFAQFVGALTGAALVYLVYHDAINAFDRTVAGPKVNGHTNTTFSIFATFPAPYFHGGVWGPLIDQIVGTAFLLMLIAAVIDLRNQAVRANLGPLITGLVVAAIGMSYGANAGYAINPARDFGPRLFTYAAGWGSLAFPGSVSGAFSGYWWIPIVGPLIGGALGILLYDLFIGDVLLARTELAQLPPPGRSTPSRTRPEQ
- a CDS encoding helix-turn-helix domain-containing protein, with product MRERDEPEVVGRRVQRLRAQRGLTQRQLAEPAYTPAYISTLEAGRVRASDEALRHIADRLGVSFEELAVGRPAHLATGLRLRLTEAQRILADGRAEEAAVQYGLVRAEAAAHGLVREQADALLGLGECALETGALSEARDCFERAEEHLAGQALPVRVPAVRGRAVAHYLAGELRYAVYLLESTLDELNRGGLHDPDALLLLYASVIGPYMDMGAHARAAQAAEFALALAPRAGDPALIARMHRSVARTLLAEGRVAEADASLAKAAELYAQLRLHTELANCHWMRGYVCAQNGELERAETELRQAHTMLARTRAALYRSQAAVELADVLHRRGRSAEAAELLEGVLGDFSSERGAVHAAAAHRLLGIIAEDARDTEAAEEHYVRALSLLERAGAAGDLADLCRLLGDLLRRTGRTEAALDAYRTGLGHRTAPGTTTLGPAPAQPPLWPAPPAPDRYPL
- the thrS gene encoding threonine--tRNA ligase, which encodes MDHRPDQPGHPDQPGHPDQPDHCGRPDRPDHRRLGRELGLFGTDPLMGAGLPYWLPDGAAVRHALEEYIREAERRAGYRHVYSPVLGKRELYEISGHWDHYRDDMYPPMRLGGEEAVLRPSLCPHHALIYRSRARSHRELPLRIAELGTMHRAELSGVLGGLTRVRAIHLNDAHVFCTLDQAVAEARAALELIGRAYADLGIKAVRHRLSLPGAGGKYVADPGLWRRATALLRQVLAEAGVAYEEAPGEAAFYGPKIDVQIADPAGRESTLSTVQIDFHQPARFGLRYTGPDGARHRPVMVHRSVIGSVERAVAHLVETHGGAFPAWLAPVQLVVLPVTEDQLEQAEPLVREAVAAGLRAELAGPAQGTLGARIRAARLVPYQAVIGPREAGAGLAALRLRDGRRPGALPAPELLRRITARVAAHSTALWDGDPLL